Part of the Apilactobacillus apisilvae genome is shown below.
TTCAAATAATGACATATCTGGTCCACCAGTAATATTTAATAATACTTGCTTTGCACCATCAATTGAAACTTCCAATAATGGTGAAGAAATAGCCTTTTTAGTTGCCTCAGCAGTTCTATTTTCACCATTAGCAGAACCAATTCCCATAAGAGCAGAACCTTTATTTTGCATAACTGTCTTAACATCAGCGAAATCCAAGTTAACATAACCAGGACTAGTAATTAAATCAGAAATTCCTTGAACCCCTTGTCTTAAAACGTTATCTGCTTCTTGAAAAGCTTCCATCATAGGAGTCTTTTTATCAACAATTTCTAGTAATCTATTGTTGGCAATAACAATTAAAGTATCAACATTTTCTTTTAATGCTGAAACACCTTCAGCAGCATACTTAGATCTTCTAGGTCCTTCAAAAGTAAATGGTCTAGTAACAACACCAACTGTTAAAGCACCAGAATCCTTAGCAATTTTGGCTACAATGGGAGCAGCACCATTACCAGTTCCACCACCCATTCCAGCTGTAACAAATACCATATCTGATCCTTCAAGTGCTTGAGCAAGTGCCTCTTCACTTTCTTCAGCAGCTTTAGTTCCAACTGATGGGTCTGAACCTGCTCCAAGTCCTCTAGTCAATTTAGGCCCTAATTGGATTTTAGTTTCAGCTTGAGATGTGCTTAGTGCTTGAACATCAGTGTTAGCTACAATGAATTCTACACCTTTAACATCTTCAGCAATCATACGATTGACGGCATTACTACCACCGCCTCCAACACCGATTACTTTAATTTTTGCTCCGCGATCTTCTGTAGAATCTAATGAAAATTCCATGTAAAATTCCTCCGTTTAATCCTTTTTAATTATTCAAAAAATTCTTTGTAAAAGCCATGCCATTTATTTTTAGCACCATTTCTTAATCTAGAAACCATGCCCTTTTTCTTCTTATTATTATTGGCAGGTTGATTATGATTGTTTTCTGATTCATGTTCATCATCAGAAGCATCATTTTGAATAAAGCTATCATCTTCAACATTGCTATTATAATCTTCATTAACAATTTTACCTTCTAAAGAAGAACGTACTAATACTTGAATTTCACTCATGTTAGCACGATATGTTACCAATGACAAAGGTAAAGAAAATGAAGGATGTCTTAATCCCATTTGATTAGGAATATAAACCCTAACATTAGAATTAAATCGATCTGCTGCAAGTTCAGAAATACCTGGTAATGCAGCTACTCCACCAGTTAAAACAATTCCACCTGGTAAATCTAATGCAGAAATACTAGCCAAAGTTTTAGAAATCCGATTAAAGATTTGATCAACTCTTGCTTGGATAATCTCCGCTAAGTATTTTTCCGATAGTTTGATTGGCTGACTTTGTCCAACTACTTCAATAGGGAATTCATTGCCCTCTGAAGCTTCAATAGCATCAGCAAATCCATAATCACGTTTGACCTTTTCAGCGCTTTCAGTGGATGTATTTAGTACCACAGATATATCTTTAGTAATATATTCTCCACCCTCACTATCAACAGTTGTAAACTTAAGTTGATGATCATGAATTACAGAAGCAGTTGTTTGGCCACCACCCAAATCAATCAAAACCGTTCCGAAATCTTGTTCTCCATCATCTAAAATAGTCATTCCCTGAGCTAATGGACTATTAATAATTGCAGAAGGATTTAATCCAGCTTGAGCAACTGATTTTCTGATGTTATGAATAATTGTTTTAGGACCAGTAATAATGCGTCCCTTCATTTCTAGCCTAACTCCAACCATTCCTCTTGGATCTTTAATTCCATCAAAACCATCAACAATAAATTCATCAGGTAATGTGTCAACAATTTCTCTTTCAGGTGGTAAATTTTTAATCATTGCAGACACAGTAACGTTTTTAACATCTGTATCAGAAATTTCTCTTGATTGATCAGAAATAGCAACCATACCACTACAAGGTTCAATTTTTAATTGATTAGCAGGAATGCCGACAATAACATCATTAATTTTAATACCAGATTTTTCTTCTGCCTGATCTACAGCTCTTCTAATGGATTCGGAAGCTTTATCAATATCAACAATTATCCCTCTGTCAATACCATCAGAACGTTCATTTCCTAAACCTAAAACATTCATCTGTCCTTTAACATTTTCAGCAACGATAACTTTGATAGATGTAGTTCCAATATCTAATCCAACATACATTTCAGAATTCATTATCCCAAAGGAACCCTCCAATTAAGATTCAATTTTTGTTAGAATACTCGTTTTTTATAAATTATAGTTATAATTTAATTTTAACATATTATTTTTTAACTCTAAAGACACTTATTTTTGCTTATTTATCGGATATGAATAAGCGCCGACTTCCATATTAATGATACTCTTGTACTTTAATTTGGTAGCAATAGAACGATAAAACTGCATTTTGTAACTAAAATTACTCAACAGTACTAAAACCTTATTTCCGTCCCTCATATATATATGCAATTCATCAGGATATACTTTGGTAGGAGCATAAGATATGACCCTAATATTATCACGAATATCTTTAGGTAGACTCATATATTTATCAATAATTGATTTTAAATTATCTCTGTCCTTAAAATTAACAATATAAGGAAGCTTAATATCGTTAGGGTTGTCTATTGGAGAATTAGAAACACTACCATTTTCTAATATTAAATAATGTGCAAGTCCTCTGGTCTCATAACCAATTTCTTTATAAGGTCTAACTTGAACAATTAATTTATTAAAAGAGAGAATCCTAATAGAAACTGATTTAATTCTGTGATCATTATCTAATAATTTATTAACTATTTTTTTCCTATGACCCACAACTTTAAAAATACTATCCCCAGTGTTAACATTCAATAATTTTTTTACATAATTTTTTGGAATGTAACCATTACCATCAATCTGAACAGAATCAAACTTACTTAATGGAGATATAAGATAGGTCAAAAAAATAAGTGCAAATATAAGTGGTATAAATATTATTAAAGTCTTTTTTAATTTAAATTTTATTTTACCTATCTTTATTTTTTTAAATAAATTAAAAAATTTATCAATAGATTTTTTAATTTCATCTTTAAAAGAGATATTTTTAAACAAATTTGAAAAATAATTTTTAAATTTTTTAAATTGATCTTGTAAAAAATCTTTCATAAACGGTTTCCTCTTATTTAATAATTGACTTTGCTAAATTCAATAATTGAGTAGCTGAATCTGTGCATCCCATTTTTTTCGAGTTTTCCGCCATTTGCTTTCTCTTTACATCATCATGCATTACAAAGTCAATATTATTCATTAAGGTTTTAGGTGACAAATCATCTTCAGTAATAATTAAGGCAGCATCATTTTTAACTAAACTTAAAGCATTCTTAGTTTGATGATCTGCAGTAACATATGGACTAGGAATTAAAATTGAAGGAATTCCTAATGCAGTAATTTCAGCTAAACTAGTAGCTCCAGCTCTACCAACTATCAAATCAACTTTAGGTAAAATACTAGGCATATCAGATATATACTTTTTAACACGAATATTATCAGCAACCTTAGTATTGGATAATTGAGCTTGAACATCTGCATATCGATTAGAACCAGTAACGAAAACTACTTGGTAACTACGTTTATTAAAATTTGTCATTGATTCCTCAACAACTTTATTAATTTTTAAAGCACCTTGACTCCCACCAAAAATTAAAACTGTTGGCAAATCATCTTTCAAATCATATTCAGACCATTTAAATTCACTGTGCATATTAGCAACTTGTTGGGCTCTAGGATTACCAGTATATGTAGTTTTATATTCTGGAAATTGTTTTATAGCATCCTTAAAGCCTACCGCTATTTTAGTTACGTGCTTACTTAAGAAACGATTAGTCAATCCAACCACACTATTTTGTTCGTGGATCATAGTTGGAACTTTCATTTTAGATGCAGCGTAAAGAACAGCACCTGATACATAACCACCAGTTCCGATTACTATATCTGGCTTAAAGTCTTTGATTATTTTTTTGGAATTATGAACACTTTTTAGAAATAAAGCAACCGTTTTAAAATTATATAGAGATAAAGAACGTTTAAATCCTTGAATTTCTAGCTCTTTAAAATCAATGCCTTTTTTAGGAACAATGTTTTTTTCTAATCCTCTAGTAGAACCTACATATAATATTTTAGAATTTGGCTCTTGTTTTAATAATTCTTCAATAAATGCTAGTGCTGGATATATATGTCCACCGGTACCTCCACCGGAGATAATTACCCTCATTTTTCTTCCTTCTTTCCAGTTAAATTTTCTACGTCTTTTATAAATTGGTCACCACGAACTTCAAAAGTTGAAAATTGATCCCAACTAGCATTAGCTGGAGAAAGTAATATAATATCTCCTTGATTACTTAATTTGTATGCCAATGGAACAGCTTCATCTAAGTTATTAACTAATTTAATATTTTTTATATTCGCTTGTTTGGCAGCATCTTCTAATAAGTATCTAGTTTCACCAAACAAAACAATACCGCTAACATGTTTTTTTAAATCAGGAACTAATTGATCAAACTTATATCCTCGATCCAATCCACCAGCTAACAAAACTACCGGTTTATTAAATCCTCTTAAGGCCATTTGAGTAGCTTCAATATCAGTAGCTTTAGAGTCATTATAGAATTTTCTATCTTCACTTTCTAAAACATATTGAACACGATGCCTAACTCCACCGAATGTTTCTAAAACATGTTTAATTGCTACATTAGAACGTTGCTTAATCTTTGCAACAGCAATTGCAGCTAAAGCATTCTCAATATTTTGTTCACCAGGGATTCTAATGTTTTGGGCATCCATTATATATTCATCTTTAAAATATAATTTTCCATCCTTTTCATAAGCACCCTTGGTAGAATTCCCTTTTCTAGAAAATGGAATGACTTGAGCATTACTTTTTTTACTCAAAGATCGCCATTCTTCATTATCAAAATTAACAATAAAAAAGTCGTTTTTATTTTGATTCATAGTAATACGCATTTTTGCATTTACATAATTTTGTCTAGTCTTATGATAATCCAAGTGATTAGAAAAAATATTAGTTAAAACAGCAATGTGTGGATGTAGTTCAGTAATCCCTAATAACATAAAACTTGAAAGTTCCATAACGATATCATCATCTGAATTAGATTTTTCAGCAACGTTACTAGCAGGAACCCCAATATTACCAGCAACTCGGGACTCTCCAGAAGTTCTTTCCATATTCAACATTTTGTTAATCATAGTAGTAGTTGTTGTTTTACCATTACTACCAGTTACACCAATTAATTCAGCATCAGTAATTTCACTTGCTAATTCAACTTCCACAATAATTGGTAATTTTAATTCTTGTGCTTTTTTAACAATGGGTGTGTCATAAGGAATACCTGGGTTTTTAACAACTAAGTCAAAATCATTAGATGCCAAAATATCTGGAGACTGTTTGCCAGCAAGCACTTTTACTCCGATAGATTCTAAAAGCGCTTTATCAGTTATTTGTTCTTCGGTTTTGGAGTCACTTAATACTACCTTAGCACCTAATTTAATTAACAACTTGGCAGCATTAGTACCACTTTTACCAGCGCCTAACACTAATATATTTTTATTTGTATATTTATTTATGTTTTTCATAATAAATTCCTCTAATCATATAGAATTTTAAATAATAGTCATTACTCCTGTAATAGCTGTGAAGGTTGCAACTAACCAAAAAACAATATCAATTTTCCATTCTGACCAACCTAACATCTCAAAATGATGATGAATAGGTGACATTAAAAATATTCTTTTTCCAGTCAATTTAAAGGAAGTAACTTGGATCATTACACTTAGGGTTTCAATAACAAATACTAATCCAATCCATATTAAAGATAATTCATGATGTAATAAAATTGAAACAGCAGCTAATGAACCTCCTAAAGCTAATGAACCCATATCGCCCATAAATATTTTGGCAGGTTTATGATTAAAAATTAAAAATGCCAATAAACCACCAACAACTGCTGAACAAAAAATCACTACGTCGGTTTGGTGTTGAGCATATGCAATAACTCCGTATGCTGCAAAAGCAATGATAGATAGTCCGGAAACAAGGCCATCAAGACCATCAGCTAAATTCACCGCATTGGAAAAACCAGTTAAATAGAAAATAACAAAGATAACATATAACCATCCCATATTAAGATCACCATAAAATGGTATATTTAATGCCATTGGGAAATGCTGGGAATAAACAAAAGTGAATACAAGTCCACCAATAATTTGACCAAAAAGTTTTTGCCAAGCTTTTAAACCTTCATTTTGTCTTCTAAAAAGTTTTATGCTGTCGTCCCACATTCCTAAAAGTCCATATAAGACTAATATAAAAAGCAAAATTAAAATTGTCATATTAAAATTATGCATAAATAATCCAGTAATCAAACTAGCAATTATTATCGAAATAATAAAAAGAAGTCCACCCATAGTTGGTGTCCCTGATTTTTTTTCGTGCCACTTTGGACCTTCTTCCCTTATCATTTGACCCTCATGTTTTCTTCTAAAATAGCCAATCAAAGATGGCATAAAAATCAACGTTATTAAGAAACTTAAGATTATCGGTAAAAAAACATTTATCATAATATATTACATTCCATTTCTATTTAAATTTAACACTTAATTTAGACATATCATAAATTGGACTATTAGGTAAAATACTTTGTTGGTATGCATATCCATCACCTTGCAAGTCAACAGATATTCCTGCCATTCTGCAATAAGTTGCAACGTCATATCTAGACCAACCCTTAAAGTTTGCCAATTTTTTATCACCATCGGTTTGTAAAATAACTAATCTATCCTTTGTAACCTTTTCATATGGATCAATTGATTGGTCCATAACTTTATTACCATTACCAATGACAATATATTTAACTTTAGATTTTTTCATCTTATTTTTAGCATCATCTATACTGTCATTAACAATTTTGGGAACTTCGACATCATTTGAATTATTAGCATTAACGTTTTCTTCTAAAGCTAAACGCATCACTGGGTTAAATATTTGTGCCATTAATTGAGAAGCAGTTTTACCAGCAGGTAATTTAGGCTGTTTCATAGTTAAATATAAAATGTATTTAGGATTATTGGCGGGTGCAATTCCGGCAACAGAATATAGATAACTATCATCACCAGAAGCGTATCCAGATTTACCATCACTGACTTGTGCAGTACCCGTTTTAGCTGCAATTTTGTATCCAGGAATTTTATAATCAGCACCAATTCCATAAGGTTGATAAACAACATCTTCCATATGTTTGATAACTTTTTTAGATGTTTCAGAAGTAATTGGATTACCAACTATTTTAGGTGGTAATTCTTGAATTAATTTTTTATTTTTCGGATTAACAATTTTAGATACAAATCTCGGTTGAAGCATTTTTCCATCATTAGCAATCGAAGTTAACGCTCTAACCATTTGAAGAGCATTAACTTGAATCCCCTGTCCAAAAGCAGTATTAGCCTGTTCAATTGGATATTGGAACTGAACACTACCATTTTCTTCACCTGAAAAACCTGTATTAGATGGTTTAAAGAATTGAAAGCGATTCATATATTGACGCCAAGTCTTAGGTCCCATATTTTGTTCCAGGTGAGCCATTGCAACGTTACTTGATAGTGCGAAACCTTTATTGTAACTAATTGTTCCCCATCCGGCAGGATTCCAATCGGGAACAACACGTCCATCAATAAAATACTGACCAGATGTATAAGTTGCATTACCATTATAATGTCCACTATTAATAGAAGATGCAACTGTAAATATTTTCATTGTTGAACCTGGTTCATAAGAATCTTGTACCAATGTATTTCGCCAAATTTTGTCCAATCCCTGTTTAGTAGTTGCATTAAATGTTGGTCTTTGAGTTGCAGCTAAAATGTCTCCAGTTTTTGCGTTCGCCAAAACTGCATTCATAGTTGAAGGATGAGCTTGATTATATACATTGGTCATTTCAGTTTCTAATAAAGACTGTAAACGATAGTCTAAAGTGGTGTAAACATCATCACCATTTTTGACTTTTTTACTTTTATTATTCTTATTAGGAATTTCTACACCGGTACTATCTTTTTGTTCTTCGCTATAACCGTCTGTTCCTGTCAGTAACTTGTTATATATTTGTTCAATTCCCATTTGACCTACTAATTGAGAAGAACCATTTTTAGTATTTAACGGCGAAGCATATCCAATAATATGTGAAGCAAACTCTCCATTTGGATAAATTCTAGATGGTTGTTGTGTAAAACCTAAACCAGAAACATGCTTATTTTCTAATTTTTTCCTAGTAATTAATGAAATATTGGAACCAGCACTTCCAAACTCAACTTGAAAGGCATTATTTTTAGGAGACAAATTTTTTAGTGCTTGTTTATAAGAAATCGGTAAAACATCAGAAATAGCTCGAGCAACCTTTTTCTTATTAGTTACATACATTGGTTTATGATTAATATCCAAATAATTTTTATTCAAAACAGCATATAAAGTATACTTACTAGTATCTTCGGCCAAAGGTTGACCATTAGCATCGTAAATAGTTCCTCTTTTAGAAGGAATAACCTTATTTTGTGTATAAAGATTATGAGCTAACTGACTTAAATTAACTCCTTGAACATGCTTGAATACTGAAATGTATGAAAATCTTAACCCAATACACAAAAAAACGCCCATACATAGCAACAACAAAAGTTGTCCAACATGGCTACGATTTTTTTGGCGTTTTTTTAGTTTAGGATTGCTATTCAATTTATTACTCATTTACTTACATTCCTTACATTTTTATTAGACAATGACAAATTAGATTTTTTGGCAATATTTTGTAATCTGTTACTACTTTGTAGCTCACCAATCTCCTGTCTTAAATAAGTATTATTGTTATCAATTTTACTTAAAGAAGATTCAATTGATTGTAATCCAGTAGAATAATTGCCCAAAGTAATTTTTGCTCCAACTAAACATAACATTAATATAAATATAGTTACAGTTCCTACAAATAAAACTGATTTTTCAAACTTAGACAAAGAAAGATGAATTTTTTCCGTATTATTAGTAGCTGGTTTTTTAGAAACATTACTATAAGCATTATTATATTTCTTTCTAGCTAAATTATTTTGTGACATTTAAATTACTCTTTTCTATGTTATTTAATTGCTTATTCTCTGTATTATTCTAAGCTTAGCACTATGTGAACGATGATTCTCTTCAAGTTCCTCGCCACTAGGTAAAATTGGTTTACGACTAACCAATTTATATTTGGGTTGCATTTCAGGCGGGATAACCGGTAAATTATGTGGTAAATTCATAATAATAGTTTTTTCTTTAAACATAGTTTTAACTAGTCGATCTTCTAGAGACTGAAATGTAATAACGCAGATTCTCCCATTGACTCCAATTAAATCAATAGCCGATTCTAAAGATGTTTCTAAAGCACCTAGTTCATCATTAACTGCAATTCTTAAAGCTTGAAAAACTTTTTTTGCTGGATGACCACCATGTCTTCTAGCCGCTGCTGGAATTCCTTGCTTAATTACCTCAACTAATTCTTCAGTTGTGTCAATTGATGATTTTTCTCGATTATTTTCGATTGCTCGAGCAACTTGCTTAGAAAATTTTTCTTCTCCATATCTAAAGAATATTTTAACTAATTTGTTGTATGGCCAATTATTGACTATTTGCCAAGCATCTAAAGAATTACGTTGATCCATTCGCATATCTAATCGAGCATTGTGTTGATAACTAAATCCACGACTAGCATCATCAAATTGTGGAGATGAAACCCCTAAATCGTAAATAATTCCATCAACTGAAGTAACGTCCAATTCATCTAAAGCTTCACTAATATTTTTAAAATTGTCACGAATAAACGAAACTTTTCCAGCTGATATGTATTTTTTTAAGTGTTCTTGATTATATTCAATTGCAACTTGATCTTGATCAAAAGAATATAAATGACCTTTGTCCAATTGTTGCAATATTTTCTCACTATGTCCACCACCGCCTAAAGTACAATCAACATATATTCCATTTGGATTAATATTTAAGCCATCAACTGCTTCATTAAGTAGTACTGTTTCATGATGAAATTTTACCATTAGGGTCACCTCTTTTATATATTTTTTATAAAATAATCGATTAAAGTATATTTAATTAAATTCTACCACTATAATAGACTTTACACCACCACATTATCATTATTCATATAATAAAAAAGCCATCTAAAAAGATGACTTTTATAAAATTTGATAACCATAAATAAAAATTGTTAAAATCCACGCTAAAAACATATATATAATGCCTAATTTCCAAAATAACTTATAAAATTTAATAATATTAGCATCATTAGATCTAAATAAGTAAAAAATGCCTAAAATAATGCCTAAAATAACCCAAATAAATAATACTAAAGGTAAGTAAGATGTTCCATTTTTGTTTAAAGATATTTGATAAATATAAAAACCATTAATTAGTGGGAAAAAGTCACTAATACTTAAATTATTTGGAAAATATTTATTTACAATAGATTTAATAGAAGTGAATATCAACGAAACTATAAAAAGCAATACTATTTGAAATAATATTAAACTTAGAAATAAAAAAGGACTAATTATAATTCATCTTCTTTCTTTAAAATTTGAATTTGCAATATATAATTATCAATTGTAAACTTAGTACTAATATATTGTGTAGAAAGTGGTGCAATTAATGGCTAAAAAGAAAAAATCAAGATTCCAAATAATTACTATGATTTTTGTTTGGGTTATGATAATTTCGACAGTTGCTGGTTTAGTACTGGGATCTGTATATTCAATAATGCAATAACAAAAAATGGAACCTAAGTGGTTCCATTTTTTTATTTTTAAGAATCACTAGGTTGCTTATAAACTTGTCGTGGCTTACTACCCTCTTGTGGTCCTATATATCCACGCTGTTCTAAATCATCTATAATTCTAGCAGCACGATTATAACCAATTCTAAAGTTACGTTGCAATAAAGAAGTACTTGCTTTTTGTTCCTGAACAACAAATTTTAATGCATCTCCAAATAATTCGTCCTGATCTTCTGTTGCTTCCTCTTGCTTAATTTCTTCATCAGAAACAGTCATAGAATCATCATAATCAGCTGTTTGTTGTTGCTTTATGTAATCAACAACATTTTCTACATCATCATCAGAAATAAATGCTCCTTGAATACGAGCTGGCTTATTTTTATCAATAGGTAGATATAACATATCTCCTCGTCCTAATAATTTTTCAGCTCCGTTAGTATCAATAATGGTTCTAGAATCAACACCACTAGAGACGGCAAAAGCAATTCTAGAAGGAACATTTGATTTAATTAATCCTGTAATAACATCAACTGAAGGCCTTTGAGTAGCCAAAATCATATGAATTCCAGCTGCACGCCCCATTTGAGCTAATCTAATAATAGCGCTCTCTACTTCATTCGAAACAGTCATCATTAAATCTGCCAATTCATCCACAACGACAACAATATAAGGTAAAGGCTCTCTATCTCCATTATCTTCTTGATTTAATTTTTTAACGTAGTCATTATAATTACTAATTTTTCGTTGATTATTTTTAGCGAATAAATCATAACGATGTTCCATTTCTTTAACAACTTTGTTCAAAGATCTAGCAGCTTTTTTAGGTTCAGAAACAACTGGTGTTAATAAATGTGGGATTCCATTATATACGCCTAACTCAACCTTTTTAGGATCAATAAGCATCATTTTAACCTCACTAGGTTTAGCATTTAATAAAATACTAGTAATGATTCCATTAATCGCAACGGATTTACCACTACCAGTGGATCCAGCAATCAGTAAATGTGGCAACTTTGTCAAATCAGTTGAAATAACATCGCCATTTACATTTCTTCCTAAAGGAACACTTAGTAAACCATGTTTTGGGCTTTGTGACTCCACAACATCCCTAAAAGAAACCATTGATACTTGTTTGTTAGGAACTTCAATTCCAATTAATGACTTTCCAGGAATTGGTGCCTCAATTCTAATATCTTTAGCAGCAAGTGCCAAGGCTAAATCGTCAGCCAAATTAACAATTTTACTAACTTTCACCCCAATTGCTGGATGGATTTCATATTCTGTAACTGATGGTCCTAAGCTGACATTTTTAATTTCAGCATCTACACCAAAACTATTAAGTGTCTTTTTTAAAACACCAGTATTATGGTCAATTTCCTTATACTCATCTGATTGATCCGTTTGTTTAACTTCAGATAAAAGATTATATGATGGTAAAGTATAATCACTATCATCTGCTGAACTAACGTTAATATTATTATCATCTTCTTTAGTCTCTTGATGTTTATTTATAACATCAGATACTTTGGGAGATTCTTTATTTTCTTTATTATAATCACTAGCTATTT
Proteins encoded:
- the ftsZ gene encoding cell division protein FtsZ yields the protein MEFSLDSTEDRGAKIKVIGVGGGGSNAVNRMIAEDVKGVEFIVANTDVQALSTSQAETKIQLGPKLTRGLGAGSDPSVGTKAAEESEEALAQALEGSDMVFVTAGMGGGTGNGAAPIVAKIAKDSGALTVGVVTRPFTFEGPRRSKYAAEGVSALKENVDTLIVIANNRLLEIVDKKTPMMEAFQEADNVLRQGVQGISDLITSPGYVNLDFADVKTVMQNKGSALMGIGSANGENRTAEATKKAISSPLLEVSIDGAKQVLLNITGGPDMSLFEAQDASDIVSQAATSDVNIIFGTSIDEDLGDEIRVTVIATGIETTPEEMMSGNRTQSSNTNNSRMMGQPGKVVSPRHNKESKKPDNVSNGLDNMDSDKPNNSRFANVKKKEFDPFDANNSADNQSDDNSSSDDLPPFFKFRQKKD
- the murD gene encoding UDP-N-acetylmuramoyl-L-alanine--D-glutamate ligase — encoded protein: MKNINKYTNKNILVLGAGKSGTNAAKLLIKLGAKVVLSDSKTEEQITDKALLESIGVKVLAGKQSPDILASNDFDLVVKNPGIPYDTPIVKKAQELKLPIIVEVELASEITDAELIGVTGSNGKTTTTTMINKMLNMERTSGESRVAGNIGVPASNVAEKSNSDDDIVMELSSFMLLGITELHPHIAVLTNIFSNHLDYHKTRQNYVNAKMRITMNQNKNDFFIVNFDNEEWRSLSKKSNAQVIPFSRKGNSTKGAYEKDGKLYFKDEYIMDAQNIRIPGEQNIENALAAIAVAKIKQRSNVAIKHVLETFGGVRHRVQYVLESEDRKFYNDSKATDIEATQMALRGFNKPVVLLAGGLDRGYKFDQLVPDLKKHVSGIVLFGETRYLLEDAAKQANIKNIKLVNNLDEAVPLAYKLSNQGDIILLSPANASWDQFSTFEVRGDQFIKDVENLTGKKEEK
- the murG gene encoding undecaprenyldiphospho-muramoylpentapeptide beta-N-acetylglucosaminyltransferase, producing the protein MRVIISGGGTGGHIYPALAFIEELLKQEPNSKILYVGSTRGLEKNIVPKKGIDFKELEIQGFKRSLSLYNFKTVALFLKSVHNSKKIIKDFKPDIVIGTGGYVSGAVLYAASKMKVPTMIHEQNSVVGLTNRFLSKHVTKIAVGFKDAIKQFPEYKTTYTGNPRAQQVANMHSEFKWSEYDLKDDLPTVLIFGGSQGALKINKVVEESMTNFNKRSYQVVFVTGSNRYADVQAQLSNTKVADNIRVKKYISDMPSILPKVDLIVGRAGATSLAEITALGIPSILIPSPYVTADHQTKNALSLVKNDAALIITEDDLSPKTLMNNIDFVMHDDVKRKQMAENSKKMGCTDSATQLLNLAKSIIK
- the mraY gene encoding phospho-N-acetylmuramoyl-pentapeptide-transferase, with the protein product MINVFLPIILSFLITLIFMPSLIGYFRRKHEGQMIREEGPKWHEKKSGTPTMGGLLFIISIIIASLITGLFMHNFNMTILILLFILVLYGLLGMWDDSIKLFRRQNEGLKAWQKLFGQIIGGLVFTFVYSQHFPMALNIPFYGDLNMGWLYVIFVIFYLTGFSNAVNLADGLDGLVSGLSIIAFAAYGVIAYAQHQTDVVIFCSAVVGGLLAFLIFNHKPAKIFMGDMGSLALGGSLAAVSILLHHELSLIWIGLVFVIETLSVMIQVTSFKLTGKRIFLMSPIHHHFEMLGWSEWKIDIVFWLVATFTAITGVMTII
- a CDS encoding cell division protein FtsQ/DivIB, producing the protein MKDFLQDQFKKFKNYFSNLFKNISFKDEIKKSIDKFFNLFKKIKIGKIKFKLKKTLIIFIPLIFALIFLTYLISPLSKFDSVQIDGNGYIPKNYVKKLLNVNTGDSIFKVVGHRKKIVNKLLDNDHRIKSVSIRILSFNKLIVQVRPYKEIGYETRGLAHYLILENGSVSNSPIDNPNDIKLPYIVNFKDRDNLKSIIDKYMSLPKDIRDNIRVISYAPTKVYPDELHIYMRDGNKVLVLLSNFSYKMQFYRSIATKLKYKSIINMEVGAYSYPINKQK
- the ftsA gene encoding cell division protein FtsA; the encoded protein is MMNSEMYVGLDIGTTSIKVIVAENVKGQMNVLGLGNERSDGIDRGIIVDIDKASESIRRAVDQAEEKSGIKINDVIVGIPANQLKIEPCSGMVAISDQSREISDTDVKNVTVSAMIKNLPPEREIVDTLPDEFIVDGFDGIKDPRGMVGVRLEMKGRIITGPKTIIHNIRKSVAQAGLNPSAIINSPLAQGMTILDDGEQDFGTVLIDLGGGQTTASVIHDHQLKFTTVDSEGGEYITKDISVVLNTSTESAEKVKRDYGFADAIEASEGNEFPIEVVGQSQPIKLSEKYLAEIIQARVDQIFNRISKTLASISALDLPGGIVLTGGVAALPGISELAADRFNSNVRVYIPNQMGLRHPSFSLPLSLVTYRANMSEIQVLVRSSLEGKIVNEDYNSNVEDDSFIQNDASDDEHESENNHNQPANNNKKKKGMVSRLRNGAKNKWHGFYKEFFE
- a CDS encoding penicillin-binding transpeptidase domain-containing protein, giving the protein MSNKLNSNPKLKKRQKNRSHVGQLLLLLCMGVFLCIGLRFSYISVFKHVQGVNLSQLAHNLYTQNKVIPSKRGTIYDANGQPLAEDTSKYTLYAVLNKNYLDINHKPMYVTNKKKVARAISDVLPISYKQALKNLSPKNNAFQVEFGSAGSNISLITRKKLENKHVSGLGFTQQPSRIYPNGEFASHIIGYASPLNTKNGSSQLVGQMGIEQIYNKLLTGTDGYSEEQKDSTGVEIPNKNNKSKKVKNGDDVYTTLDYRLQSLLETEMTNVYNQAHPSTMNAVLANAKTGDILAATQRPTFNATTKQGLDKIWRNTLVQDSYEPGSTMKIFTVASSINSGHYNGNATYTSGQYFIDGRVVPDWNPAGWGTISYNKGFALSSNVAMAHLEQNMGPKTWRQYMNRFQFFKPSNTGFSGEENGSVQFQYPIEQANTAFGQGIQVNALQMVRALTSIANDGKMLQPRFVSKIVNPKNKKLIQELPPKIVGNPITSETSKKVIKHMEDVVYQPYGIGADYKIPGYKIAAKTGTAQVSDGKSGYASGDDSYLYSVAGIAPANNPKYILYLTMKQPKLPAGKTASQLMAQIFNPVMRLALEENVNANNSNDVEVPKIVNDSIDDAKNKMKKSKVKYIVIGNGNKVMDQSIDPYEKVTKDRLVILQTDGDKKLANFKGWSRYDVATYCRMAGISVDLQGDGYAYQQSILPNSPIYDMSKLSVKFK